From the Cyanobium sp. M30B3 genome, the window TGAACTGAGCCAGATCGCTTCGCAGGCGGGAACCGTGGCGTTTACTGCCACAGCCGTTTTGGCTATGGCACCGTTTCGGGTGGATCTGCTCAAGGCCCTCGTGATGGGCCTGATGACGGCGATCGGAGGCGGTACGGTTTGGGATCTGATCCTGCAGAGTCGGTGTTCTGGGCTGACGACCTCTCCTACATCTGGATCTCACTTCTGGCAAGTGCGCTTACGTTTTTGGGCTATCGCCTGATCTCCAGGCGCAGCATTCTGGCTGTATTGCTCTATCTTGATGCCTTGGGGATTTCTCTCTTCACCATTCAGGGGACGGCGAAGGCCTGGGGGCTGGGATTTGGACTGCCGTTGGCCCCGACCATCTTGGGAATCATCACGGCGTCCGGTGGAGGGTTGATAAGCGATCTGCTGGCAGGACGTGAGAATCTGCTGATCTAACGTGAGCTCTATGCCATTCCTGACACTCTCGGCTGTCTCCTCTATGCCGTGTTGATGTCGACAACATCAATCCAGCGGAATTTCGTTGCTTCCATCTGCATGGGCCTTATTTTGGGCTCCCGCGCCCTGGCCATTCATTGGCGGCTCAGGGTTCCCGACTGGTTCCGGTTGCCGCACGATCCGGCTGGTGACTGAATCATCATCAATGACTGGCCTGATTCGGGAAAATGGCGAAGGGTCATTGACCTAGAGGCTGGTGCTCTCTGTGGTGTAAGAGTCGTGCTCCATTCCTGGAAAGTTAAGGTGCGGCGGGTAGCATTGTGCTACTGTTATGAACAGATCTCTTTAGCCGCAAAGATATGTCTGATTATTTGCATCTTGAACAAGAAATTGATAGCATCTCCGGCCTAATCTGGGATGTTGCGTCGCATGTTTGGGAGTATGCTGAGGTTGGGTATAAAGAGTACAAGAGTTCGGCCTACGTCTGTGAGGCCTTCGAGTCGCAGGGGTTTTCGATCTCGGATCGAGGCATCGGCGGGCTGGAAACCTCCTGGATTGCGACCAGTGGAATGGGCGGGCCCTGCCTAGGCATTCTCGTTGAGTTCGACGCACTGCCTGGGCTTGGCAATGACACTGTGCCAAGACAGGCGGCAGCCGCAAGTGGTCATCCCGATGGTCATGGATGCGGCCATAACCTGATCGCCTCCTCCTCCTTGGGAGCGGCGATCGCCATCAAAAACCAGATCGAAGCGTTAAGGATTCCAGGCACGATCAAGGTCTTTGGGTGCCCTGCCGAGGAAATGCTTAATGGTAAGAATTATATGGCTTCTGCAGGTGCGTTCTCTGGTGTCGACGTCTGCCTGCATAACCATCCCGCGATGGTAAACACGGTCTGGAATTTCCACTCCACTGCCTCCATTGATCTCTGGGTCGAGTGGCACGGGACCGCTGCGCATGCCGGAGTTGCCCCATGGGAGGGGCGCAGTGCCCTTCATGCAATGGAGATTTTCCTTGTGGCTGTCAACATGATGCGTGAGCAGATGCTCCCCCAAGCGCGGTTGCACTACCAGATTCTGGATGGAGGCATGGCCGTGAATGTGATTCCTGATCATGCCAAAGTGCTGATTCGCTATCGCGGGCCCAGTGCTGATGATGTGATAAAGCACAAGGACTGGTTGCTCGATATCGCGCGAGGAGCTGCCCTGTGCACACAGACGAGGGAGGTTGTCACCAACCTTGGTGGCATCTATGACTGTCTGCCCAATGACGTGCTGGCCGAATGCATGACCAGACATATGAATCGTTATTTCCCCATTCAATGGTCCGATGAAGAGCAGGCTTTTGCTCGTTCGATTCAGAGAGAGATGGGCAAGCCTGAGGATGGGCTCGCGACCACCGTGAATCCCGTCCCTTCCGGCGTTGAGGTGGGTGGTTCCTCGGATGTCGGTGATGTGAGCTGGCTGACCCCCACGATGGGCGCTGTTTATAGCGCCTGGCCCCTGCACATCCCGCCCCACCAGTGGGGCTGCACCGCCTGCCATGGAATGAGCATCGGTCGCAAGGCGACCCAACAGGCGGCCAAGGTGATGGCCGCGACCGGATGGGAACTGCTCAGCAACCCTGCGTTGCTGGAGGCTGTCAAAGCCGAATTCACCCGACAGCTCAACGGCAGAACCTACCAATCTCTCAATGACTCACCATCCAATTCAGGAGGCCGGTTGGATGATGCCGAGCGCCATCAGTACGATTGCTGTATCCATGCAGCGATTGAGCATTTCGGGATCAAAGAGCACATCTAATGTGCCGGGCTGGTTGGCCCCAGCTTGTGTTGCTGTGGCCACGCGTTGACAACATCCCCAATGGCCTGGACTAGAAGCGGGTGACCGGACTCGAACCGGCGACGTTCAGCTTGGGAAGCTGACATTCTACCACTGAATTACACCCGCAAGATATAGAGAACTGGATGGCCAGTTCTCTGCTCCTGCCCAGGTTAGCCGGCCAGGGCGGCGGCGCAGGCGGCCACGCCGGCACCGGGGGTGCCCTTGTGCAGGCCCAGATCCGCCAGGGTCGCCTCGATGGCAGCCACGGCGGTGAGCACGTCGCGGTCGCAGACGAAGCCCAGGTGGCCGATGCGGAACACGTGGCCCTTGAGCTGGTCCTGGCCGCCCGCCAGCAGGATGTCGAACTTCTGCTTCACGGCCTTGCGCATCGCCTCGGCGTCGATGCCCTCGGGGGCCACGGCGGTGATGGCGGGGCTGCCATGGCCTTCAGCGGCGTAGAGGGGCAGGCCGATCGCCTTCATGCCCGCCTGGGCTGCGGCGCGGTGGCGGGCATGGCGGGCGAAGATCGCCTCGAGGCCCTCCTTCTGCATCATCTCCAGGGCCGCTTCCAGGGCGAAATAGAGATTGATCGCCGGGGTGAAGGGGTTGCTGTCGGCCTTGGCGGATTTGCGGTACTTGCCGAGATCCAGATAGAACTTCGGCAGATCCGAGCGCTCGTAGGCCGTCCAGGCCCTCTCGCTCATCGCCACGAAGGCCAGCCCTGGCGGCATCATGTAGCCCTTCTGGGAGCCCGAGCCGATCACGTCGATGCCCCAGGCATCCATCGGCA encodes:
- a CDS encoding TRIC cation channel family protein, with the protein product MFWADDLSYIWISLLASALTFLGYRLISRRSILAVLLYLDALGISLFTIQGTAKAWGLGFGLPLAPTILGIITASGGGLISDLLAGRENLLI
- a CDS encoding alanine--glyoxylate aminotransferase family protein — translated: MQDKLTLMIPGPTPVPETVLQAMGRHPIGHRSADFQTIVKRTTEQLQWLHQTTGDVLVITGSGTAAMEAGIVNVLSKGDRVLCGDNGKFGERWVKVAQAYGLDVQVVKAEWGQPLDPEAFRAALEADTAKAIKAVILTHSETSTGVINDLETIARHVRAHGTALTIADCVTSLGACSVPMDAWGIDVIGSGSQKGYMMPPGLAFVAMSERAWTAYERSDLPKFYLDLGKYRKSAKADSNPFTPAINLYFALEAALEMMQKEGLEAIFARHARHRAAAQAGMKAIGLPLYAAEGHGSPAITAVAPEGIDAEAMRKAVKQKFDILLAGGQDQLKGHVFRIGHLGFVCDRDVLTAVAAIEATLADLGLHKGTPGAGVAACAAALAG
- a CDS encoding TRIC cation channel family protein, which translates into the protein MITNELSQIASQAGTVAFTATAVLAMAPFRVDLLKALVMGLMTAIGGGTVWDLILQSRCSGLTTSPTSGSHFWQVRLRFWAIA
- a CDS encoding amidohydrolase, with product MSDYLHLEQEIDSISGLIWDVASHVWEYAEVGYKEYKSSAYVCEAFESQGFSISDRGIGGLETSWIATSGMGGPCLGILVEFDALPGLGNDTVPRQAAAASGHPDGHGCGHNLIASSSLGAAIAIKNQIEALRIPGTIKVFGCPAEEMLNGKNYMASAGAFSGVDVCLHNHPAMVNTVWNFHSTASIDLWVEWHGTAAHAGVAPWEGRSALHAMEIFLVAVNMMREQMLPQARLHYQILDGGMAVNVIPDHAKVLIRYRGPSADDVIKHKDWLLDIARGAALCTQTREVVTNLGGIYDCLPNDVLAECMTRHMNRYFPIQWSDEEQAFARSIQREMGKPEDGLATTVNPVPSGVEVGGSSDVGDVSWLTPTMGAVYSAWPLHIPPHQWGCTACHGMSIGRKATQQAAKVMAATGWELLSNPALLEAVKAEFTRQLNGRTYQSLNDSPSNSGGRLDDAERHQYDCCIHAAIEHFGIKEHI